Proteins co-encoded in one Anabas testudineus chromosome 8, fAnaTes1.2, whole genome shotgun sequence genomic window:
- the LOC113160510 gene encoding tetraspanin-17-like — MVQCECGIIFKYILIHLCMIFEVMGSVFLGFGLWWKVNAEAPKNNDLFATVQWILIIQGALMMIIGVCGIYGVCKDKTFGLKMLSVLLAVLALVDIVLGMVVHFNCSQNCPELPEAPSNKASDKVMGVFLSTAALL, encoded by the exons ATGGTTCAGTGTGAATGTGGCATCATCTTCAAATATATCCTCATCCATCTCTGCATGATATTTGAG GTGATGGGTTCAGTCTTTTTAGGTTTCGGCTTGTGGTGGAAGGTGAACGCTGAAGCCCCTAAAAACAATGATCTGTTTGCTACAG TTCAGTGGATTCTGATCATTCAAGGTGCACTGATGATGATCATTGGTGTCTGTGGAATTTACGGTGTCTGCAAAGACAAGACATTCGGTCTCAAAATG ctcTCTGTCCTCTTGGCTGTTCTGGCTTTAGTGGACATTGTCCTTGGAATGGTTGTTCACTTCAACTGCTCACAG AACTGTCCTGAGCTCCCTGAGGCTCCTTCCAATAAAGCATCTGATAAGGTGATGGGCGTCTTTCTCAGCACTGCAGCTCTCTTG TGA